One Etheostoma spectabile isolate EspeVRDwgs_2016 unplaced genomic scaffold, UIUC_Espe_1.0 scaffold00009190, whole genome shotgun sequence genomic region harbors:
- the LOC116679042 gene encoding uncharacterized protein LOC116679042 yields MAKNTSSKNDNITCKVLIHSGSPTLYQLEPKEENIGTLKRMTLGEKNLYKINKTILLVGETGAGKSTLINALVNYALGVEWEDDVWFQIVKEKKTSQSESQTSDVIMYQIFGFEDKPLPYSLTIIDTPGYGDTRGIEQDAKISQRLLDLFRSEEGVQEINAVGLVMKASVNRLTDHQKYIFDSVVSLFGKDIEKNIVALITHSDGITPKNALEALEAAKIKCARNEKNQLVHFLFNNRQHEDRTENRRALKYADETTAEALIQFTNFLGKTAPQKMQKTINVLNERIRLTACIQNLEDRIESIDLKKTEIQQTQDGLKMYEREMKNNEKFTIEVDEVYKDKEPIDGGRWLLVFYEGAVCCTVCEENCHYPGCTMARKPGHCKVMKDGRCTSCTGKCPVSDHVKDNYKYVKKTRKSKKTLEDVKQKYDTSKAEGEKQESHLERLQKEMETLDAKKTALLDEAYQHVVKLEEIALNVVSLSTYVHLDFLIEEMEKRNDTEKINHLKQMKSQKSKVETMKDFWEGCSKLPQMFKKK; encoded by the exons ATGGCAAA GAATACCTCATCCAAAAATGACAACATCACCTGCAAAGTTCTGATCCATTCAGGATCTCCCACTCTCTACCAGCTGGAACCAAAGGAAGAGAACATTGGAACTCTGAAACGAATGACTCTTGGTGAAAAAAATCTCTACAAGATAAACAAAACCATCTTACTTGTTGGTGAAACAGGAGCAGGAAAATCTACTCTGATCAACGCTCTGGTCAACTACGCCCTGGGAGTGGAGTGGGAGGATGATGTCTGGTTTCAGATCGtaaaggagaagaaaacaaGCCAATCAGAAAGTCAGACATCAGATGTGATCATGTACCAGATCTTTGGTTTTGAAGATAAACCTCTGCCCTACTCTCTGACCATCATCGATACTCCTGGATACGGAGACACCAGAGGGATCGAACAAGATGCCAAAATCAGTCAAAGATTATTAGACCTGTTCCGCTCTGAGGAAGGAGTTCAGGAGATTAATGCAGTGGGTCTGGTGATGAAAGCGAGTGTGAATCGACTGACTGATCATCAGAAGTACATCTTTGATTCAGTGGTGTCTCTGTTTGGAAAAGACATAGAGAAGAATATTGTCGCTCTCATCACACACTCAGATGGAATAACACCTAAAAATGCTCTGGAAGCTCTCGAGGCTGCAAAGATTAAATGTGCCAGAAATGAGAAAAATCAGCTTGTTCACTTCCTGTTTAATAACCGCCAACATGAAGACAGGACAGAGAACAGAAGAGCCCTTAAATATGCAGATGAAACAACAGCAGAAGCACTGATTCAGTTCACAAACTTCCTTGGAAAAACTGCACCTCAAAAGATGCAGAAAACCATAAATGTCCTGAACGAGCGAATCAGACTGACAGCCTGCATCCAAAACCTGGAAGACAGAATTGAGTCAATTGatctaaagaaaacagagatccaaCAGACTCAGGATGGTCTGAAGATGTATGAACGAGAGATGAAGAACAATGAGAAGTTCACTATAGAAGTTGATGAGGTCTACAAAGATAAAGAACCTATTGATGGTGGGAGGTGGTTGTTGGTGTTCTATGAAGGAGCTGTCTGCTGTACTGTCTGTGAGGAGAACTGTCACTATCCTGGATGCACAATGGCCCGGAAACCAGGACACTGCAAAGTCATGAAAGATGGCCGCTGCACTTCATGTACCGGGAAGTGTCCTGTATCAGATCATGTGAAAGATAACTATAAGTATGTGAAGAAGAcaagaaaatctaaaaaaactcTAGAAGATGTGAAACAGAAGTATGACACGAGTAAGGCAGAGGGTGAGAAGCAAGAGAGCCACTTGGAACGTCTTCAGAAAGAGATGGAAACCCTTGACGCAAAGAAAACAGCTTTGCTGGATGAAGCCTACCAGCATGTTGTCAAACTGGAGGAGATCGCCCTGAATGTTGTTTCACTGTCTACTTATGTCCACCTGGACTTCCTGATTgaggagatggagaagagaAATGACACTGAGAAGATCAACCAtctgaaacaaatgaaaagtcaaaaatcGAAAGTGGAAACAATGAAGGATTTCTGGGAGGGATGCAGTAAACTTcctcaaatgttcaaaaagaaataa